In Centroberyx gerrardi isolate f3 chromosome 20, fCenGer3.hap1.cur.20231027, whole genome shotgun sequence, a genomic segment contains:
- the lcmt1 gene encoding leucine carboxyl methyltransferase 1, whose translation MAARQPLTDTDTADEAVRATCDDATTCKRFATSKGYWKDPYVQYFVRSVGERKAPEINRGYYARVRGVNHLLDAFIRKTECDCQIINLGAGLDTTFWRLKDENLMPRKYFEVDFPTVVARKIHNIKTKPPLSKPLIETHSTDSLLLDGHSLDSDRYCIISADLRDISNLDEKLKKFQLNPELPTLLLSECVLVYMTPTQSSNLVHWAADTFHTAMFINYEQVNMSDRFGQVMIENLQRRQCNLAGVETCQSLDSQRERFLKAGWEHADALDMMTVYSVLPQDDVARIERLEFLDERELLQQLLQHYSICWATKDKLKLSLAQLAF comes from the exons ATGGCAGCTCGGCAACCCCTCACAGACACGGATACTGCCGACGAAGCAGTGAGGGCAACTTGTGATGATGCAACGACATGCAAAAG GTTTGCTACCAGTAAAGGCTACTGGAAAGACCCTTACGTCCAGTACTTTGTGAGGTCGGTGGGGGAACGGAAGGCTCCTGAGATCAATAGAG GTTACTATGCCCGTGTTCGAGGGGTGAATCACCTCCTCGATGCGTTCATCCGGAAAACAGAGTGTGACTGTCAGATAATCAACCTGGGTGCCGGACTGGACACAACGTTCTGGAGACTAAAG GATGAAAACCTCATGCCTAGGAAGTACTTTGAAGTTGACTTTCCAACTGTTGTGGccagaaaaatacacaatataAA GACAAAACCGCCCCTGTCAAAACCGCTCATCGAAACCCACTCCACAGACTCCTTACTACTGG ATGGCCACAGCCTCGACTCAGACCGCTACTGCATCATCAGCGCAGACCTCCGGGACATCTCAAACCTGGATGAGAAACTCAAGAAGTTTCAGCTTAACCCAGA ATTGCCCACACTGCTCCTGTCAGAGTGTGTGCTGGTCTACATGACTCCCACCCAGTCCTCCAACCTGGTGCACTGGGCGGCGGACACCTTTCACACTGCCATGTTCATCAACTACGAACAG GTGAACATGTCGGACCGCTTTGGCCAGGTGATGATAGAGAACCTGCAGCGTCGGCAGTGCAACCTGGCAGGAGTAGAGACCTGCCAGTCTCTGGACTCACAG AGGGAGCGGTTTCTAAAGGCAGGCTGGGAGCACGCTGACGCTCTGGACATGATGACTGTCTACAGTGTTCTTCCCCAGGATGATGTGGCAAG AATCGAGCGCCTGGAGTTCCTGGATGAGAGGGAGCTGttgcagcagctcctccagcacTACAGCATCTGCTGGGCCACCAAGGACAAGCTCAAACTGA GTCTGGCGCAATTGGCGTTCTGA
- the aqp8a.1 gene encoding aquaporin-8a.1 yields MSVTESKSEVFTIAGADTGETTTEKGKNNPKQKICTIYEQYVQPCLAELFGTTLFVFVGCASVIGNVGVQGSIQPAVAHGLALGVLIMVLGQISGGHFNPAVSLSVYLCGGMELTLLGPYVLAQLSGGMIGAGLAKAIYPSPMFMVSSGGAFNVVKTTGALGGATVAEMMMTLFLTTVVCMGAVNSRTRSQSAPFCIGLTVTASILAGGSVSGACMNPARALGPAVVANYWDHHWIYWVGPTCGALLTVSFIRLLFGDQKTRVMLK; encoded by the exons ATGTCAGTGACAGAATCCAAGTCTGAGGTCTTCACCATAGCCGGTGCTGATACAGGAGAGACGACAACAGAGAAAGGCAAAAACAACCCGAAGCAGAAGATTTGCACCATCTATGAGCAGTATGTCCAGCCGTGCCTCGCTGAGCTGTTTGGGACTacgctgtttgtgtttgtggggTGCGCATCGGTCATCGGGAACGTGGGGGTGCAGGGCTCCATCCAGCCTGCAGTGGCTCATGGACTGGCGCTGGGAGTGCTGATCATGGTGCTGGGGCAAATCAG TGGAGGGCACTTTAACCCCGCGGTGTCTCTGAGCGTCTACCTGTGTGGAGGGATGGAGCTGACCCTGCTGGGGCCCTACGTCCTCGCTCAGCTGTCTGGGGGGATGATCGGCGCTGGTTTGGCTAAG GCTATTTACCCCTCCCCGATGTTCATGGTTTCCTCTGGAGGAGCCTTCAACGTGGTGAAAACCACCGGCGCTCTGGGCGGAGCCACGGTGGCAGAGATGATGATGACTCTGTTCCTGACCACGGTGGTGTGCATGGGGGCCGTCAACAGCCGAACACGTTCACAGTCGGCTCCTTTCTGCATCGGCCTCACGGTGACAGCCAGCATACTGGCTGG AGGGTCGGTGTCTGGAGCCTGTATGAACCCGGCCCGAGCGCTCGGCCCGGCAGTGGTGGCCAACTACTGGGACCATCACTGGATCTACTGGGTGGGACCCACCTGTGGCGCACTGCTCACTGTCAGCTTCATTCG GTTGCTGTTTGGTGACCAGAAGACTCGAGTCATGTTGAAGTGA
- the aqp8a.2 gene encoding aquaporin-8a.2 — protein sequence MGVEKMEMEDTDSTLMEKGKRSPIPRAPNKYEKLFQPCLAEIVGTMFFVFIGCVSVIENVPAAGRVQPALVHGLAVAIMVAVMDNISGSHFNPPFTIAIYLCGGMELMMVGPYLVSQLIGGVLGAGMAKIMVPADRYFNATGAAFDILKSENQLPGAVFGEVAMTCLVTMVVLLVAVNSKTKTPLAPFLVGCTVIINILAGGDVSGTCLNPARAFGPAVMANYWTYHWVYWVGPIGGGLVAAALLRLVLGDEKIRVVMK from the exons ATGGGAGTcgagaaaatggaaatggaggaCACAGACTCTACTCTGATGGAGAAGGGCAAGAGGTCGCCCATTCCCAGAGCTCCCAACAAGTACGAGAAGCTGTTCCAGCCCTGCCTGGCCGAGATCGTGGGGACCATGTTCTTCGTCTTCATCGGCTGCGTGTCTGTCATCGAGAACGTCCCGGCAGCTGGCAGGGTGCAGCCGGCGCTGGTGCACGGCCTGGCAGTGGCAATAATGGTGGCAGTCATGGATAACATCAG cGGTTCCCATTTCAACCCGCCCTTCACCATTGCCATCTACCTGTGTGGAGGCATGGAGTTGATGATGGTGGGTCCGTACCTCGTCAGCCAGCTGATTGGAGGAGTGCTGGGGGCTGGAATGGCAAAG ATAATGGTGCCTGCAGACCGCTACTTCAACGCCACAGGAGCGGCGTTTGATATCCTCAAGTCAGAAAACCAGCTGCCCGGTGCCGTCTTTGGAGAGGTTGCCATGACCTGCTTGGTCACCatggtggtgctgctggtggCCGTCAACAGCAAGACCAAAACACCCTTGGCTCCTTTCCTGGTGGGCTGCACCGTCATCATCAACATCCTGGCTGG GGGCGATGTGTCAGGAACTTGTCTGAACCCTGCCAGGGCTTTTGGCCCGGCTGTGATGGCCAACTACTGGACCTACCACTGGGTTTACTGGGTGGGACCAATAGGAGGAGGCCTGGTGGCTGCTGCATTGCTCAG GCTCGTTCTTGGTGACGAGAAGATACGAGTCGTTATGAAATGA
- the hbae5 gene encoding hemoglobin, alpha embryonic 5 — protein sequence MSLTDKDKATVKAVWAKISKRADQIGAAALARMIAVYPQTKTYFSHWSDLGPKSAPVKNHGKVVMGGVADAVAKIDDLCGGLLELSELHAFTLRVDPANFKILNHNILVVLAIMFPNDFTPEVHVAFDKFLANVALALSEKYR from the exons ATGAGTCTGACTGACAAAGACAAGGCGACCGTCAAAGCCGTGTGGGCCAAGATCTCCAAGAGAGCGGATCAGATCGGTGCTGCCGCTCTGGCCAG GATGATCGCCGTCTATCCGCAAACCAAAACCTACTTCTCCCACTGGTCAGACCTGGGCCCCAAGTCCGCCCCGGTGAAGAACCACGGAAAGGTGGTGATGGGGGGAGTCGCCGACGCGGTGGCCAAGATTGACGACCTGTGTGGCGGCCTGCTGGAGCTCAGCGAGCTGCACGCCTTCACGCTGCGGGTGGACCCGGCCAACTTCAAG ATCCTGAACCACAACATCCTCGTGGTGCTCGCCATCATGTTCCCTAATGACTTCACCCCGGAGGTCCACGTCGCCTTTGACAAGTTCCTGGCCAATGTGGCTCTGGCTCTGTCTGAGAAATACCGCTGA
- the LOC139911838 gene encoding hemoglobin subunit beta-2-like — translation MVEWTEKERAIINGIFANLDYEDIGPKALTRCLIVYPWTLRYFGAAGKLDSAEAILSNKYVAAHGIKVLHGLDRAVKNMDDIRNTYASLSVLHSEKLHVDPDNFRLLADCLSIVTAAKLGKAFTAEVQAAWQKFLSVVVSALSRQYH, via the exons ATGGTTGaatggacagagaaagagcgCGCCATCATCAACGGCATCTTCGCCAACCTGGACTATGAAGATATCGGTCCCAAGGCTCTGACCAG GTGTCTGATCGTTTACCCCTGGACTCTGCGCTATTTCGGCGCGGCCGGCAAACTGGACAGCGCCGAGGCCATCCTGAGTAACAAGTACGTCGCGGCGCACGGGATCAAGGTGCTGCACGGTCTGGACCGGGCCGTGAAGAACATGGACGACATCAGGAACACCTACGCCAGTCTGAGCGTCCTGCACTCCGAGAAGCTGCACGTCGACCCCGACAACTTCAGG CTGCTGGCTGACTGCCTCTCCATCGTCACCGCAGCCAAGCTGGGAAAAGCCTTCACCGCGGAGGTGCAGGCCGCCTGGCAGAAGTTCCTGTCGGTCGTGGTCTCGGCTCTGAGCCGGCAGTACCACTAG
- the hbae4 gene encoding hemoglobin subunit alpha-D-like, whose amino-acid sequence MLSKREKKLIAQIWERMTPVAEDIGAEALLRMFTTFPGSKTYFAHLDISPRSAHLLSHGKKIVLAMVEGAKDISQLTVTLAPLQSLHAYQLRIDPTNFKLFSHCMLVTLACFMGDGFTEVAHAAMDKYLSAFAAVLAEKYR is encoded by the exons ATGCTctcaaagagggagaaaaagctAATTGCACAAATATGGGAAAGAATGACTCCTGTGGCCGAAGATATTGGGGCAGAAGCCCTTCTGAG GATGTTCACGACTTTCCCTGGCTCCAAGACGTACTTCGCCCACCTGGACATCAGCCCGCGCTCCGCCCACCTGCTGTCCCATGGGAAGAAGATCGTCCTGGCCATGGTCGAGGGAGCCAAGGACATCAGCCAGCTGACCGTCACCCTGGCCCCTCTCCAATCCCTGCACGCCTACCAGCTGCGAATAGACCCGACTAACTTCAAG CTGTTCTCACACTGTATGCTCGTCACTCTGGCCTGTTTCATGGGAGACGGCTTCACGGAGGTTGCGCACGCAGCCATGGACAAGTACCTGTCAGCTTTCGCAGCGGTGCTCGCCGAGAAATACAGATGA